The Erwinia billingiae Eb661 nucleotide sequence ATTCTCCCGCGCTATCAATCAGGTAGCTTTTACGGCTGATAAACAGCCGTTCGCCCTGATGCAACCAGGCATGGGTGGCGGTCAGCTGCACGCTGCGGCTGAGGGCATCGGCCTGGAAATCTGTCAGCTCGCTTTCCAGATGATTGAAACCGGCGCGCTGCCAGCGTTCAACCCAGGCATTCGGATCGACTTTAGTCACTTCGCTGATGCCGATATCGTTATCCAGCGGCGCGCGGGTGAAGTTATCGCGTAATGGCGTCAGTAGTTGAGGCTGCCCATCAATCAGCCACTGCACCAGTTCGCCACTGTGTTTTGAGAACTGCCAGCGCTGGTTCTGCTGACGGATTTCGATCAGTTGTTCGGTCTCCACCATTTCGGGGATGAACAACGACTTAAGCGGTGAAGGCATTGGCAGGCGAGAAGGGAGTTGCCATTGATCCCAGGCCACGCGGTGATTTGCCGGCGACCACGCTGTCGCCTCTGGCTGGATAACCTCAACGTTCAGCCACAGCTGATCATCAAGATCGGCAAACGGTGGCAGTTCGATATCCACCCGACCTTCCGCAGCGATGGCCAGCGGTTGTTCACCTGCCGCTATCTCCACGCCATTATGCTCAATGCACCAGCGCAGGATTTCATTGTCGCTGTGGCGGAAAAGATATTCGCTCTCAATGCGCAGGATTAACGGCCGGGTGCTGAGCAGCGAAAACTGGAAGAATTGCTGCGCACGCTGCGCTTCAAACAGGGAAGGATGCGGCGTACGGTCGGCAAAAACCAGACCGTTCATGCAGAACTGACGATCGTTGGGCGTGTCAGCAAAGTCGCCACCGTAAGCCTGCCAGGCATTGCCCTGCGCATCGTAACGGGTCAGGCTTTGATCGACCCAGTCCCAGACAAAGCCGCCCTGCAACCGTGGAAACGCTCTGAAGGCCTGCCAGTATTTTGCAAAGCCGCCAAAGCTGTTGCCCATCGCATGCGCGTATTCACAGAGGATCAGCGGACGGGTTTCTTCCGGCAGACCGATCCACTTCTTCAGTGACCATTTCGGCACCGCGTCGAACGGTTGATCCTGATCGACGCGGGCATACATCGGGCAGATGATATCGGTGGCGGCGGTATCGGCACCGCCGCCTTCATACTGCACCGGCCGCGTCGGATCGTTACTTTTGATCCAGCGCCAGAGCGCGTCATGCGTGCTGCCATGTCCCGATTCGTTGCCCAGCGACCAGATGATGATGCAGGCGTGATTGCGATCGCGCTGTACCATTCGGGTCACGCGTTCGCTAAAGGCATTGAACCATACCGGATCGTCCGACAGACGGTTCATCGGCTGCATTCCGTGCGTTTCGATATTGGCTTCGTCCACCACATACAGTCCGAAGCGGTCGCAGAGGCGATACCACAGCGGATGGTTGGGATAATGCGAGCAGCGCACGGCATTGAAGTTATGCTGCTTCATCAGCGTGATGTCGCGGATCATCGTCGCTTCATCCATCACCTGGCCATGTTCCGGATGATGTTCATGGCGATTGGTGCCGCGAATCAGCAGCGGTTTGCCATTCAGCTTCAGCAAGCCCTGATGGATTTCGATTTTGCGGAAACCAACATCATAGGCTTCCACTTCCAGCAGGTTCCCCTGCAGATCGCGCAGCGCCACGGTCGCCCGATATAGATGCGGCGTTTCCGCACTCCATAACGCTGGATTTTCCACGCGCAGCGTCAGCGTGGTGCGATCGCTGTAGCGGCCTCGCTCATCCACGATCGCGCTGCCAAACGGTTGGTGAACGCTGCCAACCAGCGCGTTATGCCGCCACAGCTGAACCTCAACCTGATACTGCCCGGCATGCTCCAGTGAGCAGACCGCCAGAATTTTCAGCTGGGCGGAGTGAAACTCAGGGCTGAGATGCGTTTCAATCTGGATATCGCTCAGCTGCACGGCGGGTTTATGCAGCAGGCTGACATCGCGGAAAATCCCGCTCATGCGCCACATGTCCTGGTCTTCCAGATAGCTGCCGTCACTCCAGCGCAGCACCATTACCGCCAAACGGTTCTCGCCGTGGGTCAGCACCGGTGAGAGATCGAATTCTGCCGGCAGGCGGCTGTCCTGCGAATAGCCAATAAACTGGCCGTTGCACCATAAGTAAAAGGCCGAGTTCACGCCGTCGAACTGGATCCGCGTCTGTCCTGACGTCAGCCAGTCCGGATCGCAGCTGAAGGTCAGTGAATAACAACCGGTCGGGTTTTCATTCGGCACAAAAGGTGGCGTGACCGGAATAGGGTACTGCACGTTGGTGTAGATCGGGGCGTCATAACCAGCCAGCTGCCAGTTTGACGGCACCGGCTGGGGATCCGCCTCCGGCAGATCCTGCGCTAACCAACTGTCCGGAACCAGTTCTGGCTGGCTGAAATAGCTGAAGTTCCAGACGCCATTCAGGGACTGGCGACGCTCGCTCGTTCTGTCTTCTCTGGCCGCAGCAACCGAACGCCAGCTGGAGAAAGGCGGATGCGCAGGCAGGCGATTCAATTGCGTTACGGCCGGATTTTCCCAATCACGGCGGATCAGTTGCTGTTGCAAAGAGAGAGAAGGAGCGGGTTTCATCAACAATACCTCATAAATGTTATGCGCTCACATTGCGCCGGTTTGGCGTCGTTGTAAAGCAGATCCCTGCGATCCTGCGAGCACGATCGCAGGTAAACCAGCCTGCGGATAATCCGCAATTTACCGGGTTAACCCAGCATTGTTACGGGGTTCTGACAGGAAAGTGTTAAGCGTAGTGACTGGCGGTAAAAATGGCCCTGAACCGGACTATTCTGCATTGCTGGGCCAGTAACGGACGCTTACTATCAGCGCCACTGTTCCGTGGAGGTCTGTACAATGAACCGATTAATGAAAGTAGTAAGTGTGATTGCGCTGGTAACAGCCTTAAGTGGTTGCCTGTTCCCACCTCCAGGTGGTGGCGGCGGCGGCGGTCACGGCGGCGGTTGGGGCGGCGGTGGCCCACGCGGTGGCTTCTCTCAGGGCCCAGGCTGATAAAACCTTAAATCAGAGGCAAATTGCCTCTGATTTTAATTGCTGACGATTATTTTGTGACATTAACAGGCAGCAAAACGTTTCGCTCGCAATAAAAATTTGCTGCGCTTCGCAAAAGTGAATAATGAAATCAATACCGTGTTTAAGTAACGAAAAAATATAGCGATTATCTATTTTCTTTTTTTTTTGCTGGTGTTAACGTCTTGCTTTAACTCGCTGAGACGTCCGCATGAAAAACCTCATTGCAGAACTGCTGGTCAGGCTGGCGGAGAAAGAAGAAGAGTCCAAGGAATTAGTGGCTCAGGTTGAGGCGTTAGAAATCGTGGTGACCGCATTACTGCGTAAGCTGGACAGTCATCAATTCCAGCAGATCTCAGACAGCATCACTACCGCGATGGACACGGCGACACGTTCGGAGACCATCAATCCCGAAGACTCGTCATTGCTGGAAGGTTACATTCAGCGCCTTTTGCTTCATCCCCGCCAGTAATCTGCTTTATCAAATCCGTCGCTCGCATGTATGCGGTGACGAGTTGACCCCGTTCATTATTCCCTTATGTTTATTTCTGCTTTTCTTTCTCGCTCCCGTCTGAATTTCTGCCAAACTTTGAGTGTTCGTTAATCAAATAGGGATGGAAAACATGAAGCTGAAATATCTGATGGTTGCGGCAATGCTTTCGTTAATGGCCGGTGGTTATGCCAGCGCGGCAGAAAAGACCGCCCAACAACAAAAAATGACCGTGTGTAATCAGCAGGCCGGTGAAAAGACCTTAAAAGGCGATGAACGAAAAACCTTTATGAGCAATTGCCTGAAGAAAGACAGCAAAATGGACTCGATGACGCCACAGCAGATGAAAATGAAAACCTGTAATACCCAGGCCGGTGAAAAAATGCTGAAAGGGGATGAACGTAAAACCTATATGAGCAGCTGCCTGAAAAAAAGTTAACCTGAGGTGGGCCTGCTCAGGCCCCTCTTTTCGCACTCCCCTCCGTCCCACCGTTCATTCATATTTCCTTAAATATTAATAATCAATGATAAACAATGGCTTAACCGTAATTATCCTCGCTTCGCCTGCCCCTTTTCGATCCTTTCCCCTGTAAATGCCAGGCTTATTACTGTTGATTTGAAAACAGATAATAAAAAGGAGCCTTGTCGTGAGCTATCAAAATGCCATCGTTTTACAGGATCTCCCTGAGCGAAAACCCGTCAGAGTGCCGGTAGGTGAAACCGGTATAATTCTGATCCGCGAGCAGCAGGAAGTGAAAGCCTTCCAAAGCAAATGCCCCCACTCTGGCGCGCCGTTAGAGCAGGGCGCAATCTATGGCGACAGGCTGGTTTGCCCGTGGCATAAAGCCAACTTCAGCTTGAATGACGGCAGTCTGTGCGAGCCCTTAGCGCTGAGCGATCTAAAGCGCTATCCGGTCAGAGTAGAAAACGGCATGGTGCAGGTGGATCCCGAGCCGCTGCCGCCGCTGGCCACTTTCCAGGCCGATCGCCAGGATCCGGTCTTTGTGATCCTGGGCACCGGCGCGGCAGGAGCGGCTGCGGCATGGACGCTGCGCAGGGAAGGCTTTACCGGCAAGCTGATCCTGGTCGATCGTGAAAGTGAGGCGCCCTACGATCGTACCGTGCTGACCAAATTTGTCCCTTCCGGCAACATGAAGATTGATGAGGTTCCTCCGCTGTTAAAAGAGGATTTCTCCGCCTATGCCGAACATAAGCTGGCGGACGTCGAACGGCTTGAAAGCCGTAATCAGACCCTGCATTTCGCCGATGGCACAAGCTTGCAGTATGACAAGTTGCTGATTGCCAGCGGCGGCATTCCGCAGCGGCCAGATCTGGAAGGTAAGGCGCTGCAGGGCGTGCATGTGCTGCGCAGCCTTGAGCAGGCTGACAAGCTGCTGCAGGCGGTCGATGCCACCAAGCAGCTGGTGATTATTGGTAACAGTTTTATCGGCATGGAGCTGGCGTCTGCGCTACGTGCGCAGGATGTGAAGGTACAGGTGGTAGCACCGGAACCGTTGCCGTTTAAAAACACCTTCGGTGAGGAGATTGCCGGTTATTTCCGCAAGCTGCATGAAGATAAAGGCGTGGAGTTTATCGACGGCGAGGTGGCCGAGCTGAAGGAAGATAACGGTCACGTCAGTGCGATTGCGTTAAAAAGCGGTAAAATCGTGCCGGCTGATATCGTTCTGTTGGCTACGGGCGTCGCGCCGGGCACCTCGTTTATTCATGACATTCCGCTCAATGACGATGCCAGCCTGACCACCAGTGAGACGTTAGAAGTGGCCAGCCAGGTGTGGAGCGCAGGCGATATCGCCACCTTCCCGGCGGCGTCAGGCCCGCTGCGGATTGAGCACTATCGGGTCGCGCAACAGCAGGGTCGGGTTGCCGCTAAGAACATGTTGGAGCAAAACGAAGCGTTCGATCGCGTGCCGTTCTTCTGGACCGCGCAGTTTGGGACGCGCTACGAATATCTGGGTCATGCGGAAGAGTGGGATGACTATCAGCTGTTTGGGTCGCTGGCAGATAAGAAATTTGTCGCGCTCTATGGGCAGAAAGGCCAGCTGGCGGCGGTAGCCTCCTGCGGGCTGTATACCTTCACCGCCGAGTTGGTCTTGCGGATGCAGGAGCCGATGACGATGGCTGAAACCGCTGCGCTGGTCAAAGAAGCGCTGAAGTGATCGACAGGGGCGAACGCCGTTCGCCCCTTAAGGTCAGGCCTTGCTCATCCGCTCGGATTTGGCCATGCACTGCTGCATCGCTTCCATCACCGCCGCGCGGAAGCCTTTCTCTTCCAATACTTTCACCGCTTCAATGGTGGTGCCGCCAGGCGAGCACACCATATCCTTCAGTTCAGCAGGATGTTTGCCGGTTTCCAGCACCATCTGCGCTGCGCCTTTAACCGCCTGCGCGGCAAACTGATACGCCTGCGCGCGTGGCATCCCGCCCAGCACCGCTGCATCCGCCATCGCTTCGATAAACATAAACACATACGCCGGGGAAGAACCGCTTACGCCGACCACCGCATGGATCATGTATTCCGGCACCAGCGCGGCTTTACCGAAACCCTTAAAGATATCAACAATCTCATCGGCTTCTTCTTTGGTGACCAGCACGTTTGGCGTCACTGAGGTCATCCCTTCATTCACCAGTGCCGGCGTGTTCGGCATGACGCGAACCAGCTTACGGTCGTGGCCCAGTACGTTCGCCAGTGAATCCAGCGTGATGCCCGCCGCAATTGACACCACCACGGTATCTTTATTCAGGCTGTTGGCGATCTCTTTCAGCACGTTCAAAATGACATTGGGTTTCACCGCACCAAACAGGATATCGGCCTGTTTGGCCACTTCTTCCGCGCTGGACGCCGGCGTAATGCCGTATTGCTGCTGCATCGCTTCATTGGTGGCCGGTTTACGGTCAAATACCCAGATGTTCTCAGGTGCGATCTGACCCGACGAAACCAGACCACCGATAATGGCTTTCGACATATTGCCGCAGCCAATAAAACCAATTTTCTTATCCACCGTTGTGCTCCCTGTTTCAGTCAGTATTTGATACGGCTCTAGCTTACGTCATTCCCGGCCTTTATCCAGTTTCCGCTTCGTTTAGCCGTTACCGGCAGATTAGATTTGCCATTCCTGAAAAGCACGGCATGATCTCCCTGTTTATCGTAATAACAAAAAGGAAAGGGGTCATATGCCAATCTGGGTGGATGCCGATGCGTGCCCGAAAGTGATCAAAGAGGTGCTTTACCGGGCTGCCGAACGCGAGCAGATGAAGGTCACGTTGGTGGCGAATCAGCCGCTGAGCGTGCCGCCATCGCGTTTTATTACCACGCTGCGCGTGCCGGCGGGTTTTGATGTGGCCGATAACGAAATTGTGCGCCGGGCTGAAGCGGGCGATCTGGTGATCACCGCGGATATTCCGCTGGCGGCAGAAGTGATGGAGAAGGGGGCGATTGCGCTGAATCCACGGGGTGAACGCTACAGCGACGCCACGATTCGCGAACGGCTGACCATGCGTGATTTTATGGATACGATGCGGGCCAGTGGCGTGCAGACCGGCGGACCGGCGACGCTGAACCAGCGCGATCGCCAGCAGTTTGCCAATGAACTGGATAAGTGGCTGCTCAGCCAGAAAAAAAAATAATCAAGAAGCGGGTGGAGAACTCCACCCGCTGCGTTAATCAGACAAAGCTGTCGTCGTCGCCAAAATCATCGCCGCTGAAGTCATCACCACCGAAATCAGCAAAATCATTGCTGTTATCCTGCTGATAGCCCGAATCCTGACTGGCGAACTGATTGTCATTGCCGGTGCCGTTAAAGGTATCGAGATTATTATCAAAGTTTTCCTGCGGCATCGCCGGCTCGTTGATAATGTTCACAATTTCCTCTGGCTGCGAATGATGGAACATGCTGGTCAGCATATCTGCCATCACCACGCCACCGGCAACACCGACCGCCGTCTGCAATGCGCCGCCTAAAAAGCCGCGCGTCGCGGAAGGGGCCGCAGCCTGAGCGGGCGCAGGCGCATAAGCAGGCTGTTGTTGCTGTTGCGGAGGCGGCGCGCTGTTCCACGGGTTCTGCTGCTGGGCCTGTGGCTGTGCCGGCTGCTGCTGGCGCTGACTGCCGCCGCCAAACAGGCCGGCCAGGAAACCGCCGCTGCTCTGCTGGGGCTGTTGCTGCTGGGCCTGAGCCAGCCTGGCTTCCAGCTCACTGACACGGTTGTTCAGCTGTTTCAGTGCCGCTTCCTGAATCAGAATCGACTGCGCCATATAGTAAGGTGCACCTGGCTGTTGCTGAACCTGCTGCTGGATTAATTTCTCCGCTTCGGCGTCACGCTGGCCGGACTGAGTTTCAGCCTGTTTTAAACGGCCAAACAGGCTCTCTATTAACTGTTGTTCTTCGCTCTGCATAGGTCTAACTCCGTAACGGGTGATGCTGACTATATTGGGGCTACGCGTGGGAAAGTAAACGTGCATCGGGTAAGGAAATGTTGCTGTTATCGCGCGGTTATTTTGTGATTGTAAAGTTAAAATTACACCCTGTTAATTGTTATAATTCAGTCTGTTAATCGACCTGGGTCACACGGCGGGTGTAAAGAAAAAGTGACTACTGGTCGCACAGGGAAATTATCGGTATGATGCGACGCAAAGTTCATCATTATCTGCCTTTCGGCGTGGGCGTTGACCCTGACGAGCAGGCTGAGGAAGTGCCAGTTATGTCGTTACCCCTTTATCTGATCGGCGCGCGCGGCTGCGGAAAAACTACCGTAGGTCAGGCGCTGGCGAACGCTTTAGGCTATGCCTTCAGTGATACCGATCGCTACCTCCAGCAAACCACGCAGCGTACCGTTGCTGATATTGTGTCCGCAGAAGGGTGGGAAGGGTTTCGTCAGCGTGAAACGCTGTCCTTAAAAGCGGTGACGGCGCCGGCCACGGTCATTGCCACGGGCGGCGGCATGGTTCTGGCGGCGGAGAACGGCAAATTTATGCGTGAACAGGGCCGGGTTATCTACCTGAAAGCGGACGCCAACGTGCTGGCCGCGCGGCTTGAAGCCTACCCGGAGCAGGATCAGCGTCCGACGCTCACCGGCCGCCCGATAGCCGATGAAATGGTGGAAGTGCTGGCTGCCCGGGATGCGCTGTATCAGCAGACCGCGCATTACGTGATTAATGCCATGCAGTGCCCGGACAAGGTGGTAGAGGACATCATTACGATGCTCTCTCTGGCCCGCGCCAGCTAAATACTGCGGAAAAATACCAGTCTTTGTCTATACTTAGTCAGATACGCGATTGTCGGGCCTTTATTGCCGACAGAGGTTTTTATTCTGACAAGAGGGAAATTATATGGCTGGTAAACCCCCGTATCCACGTGAAGCAAAAATTGTCCCGGTTAAAAAAGGCACCACCGAGAAAACCGTCACCTGGTACGAACTGCGCGCCGATCATCCTAAGCCTGACACGCTGATCAGTGAGCATGAAACAGAGCAAGAGGCGCAGGACGCCAAAATCCGTTACGAAGATAAAGACAAAGAGTGATGGCGGCCGGCAAGGATGCCAGCGATCTCCCCGCGAGATTATGACTTGACCCCGCCAGACCCTCCCCGTATTTTTCTGTGGCACCCTGATTTACCTAAAATAAAAACCGATCATCCCTTAGCCCGAGCTGGACTGACTCTTGAAAGATTTTCTGAAAAACACCGCCACGCCTGCTGACCCTCACGCTGTTTCAGAGGCAGCTGCTATGCTTTCTGTATCTGTGGTTCCCGGTACTGACACCACTGAGGATCTGGCGGTTACGTTCGCTGACAGGGCGAACTTTGCGGAAAGTAAAACGATGAAACACTCACTTGCAACACTTACACTAGGCCAGGCTGCCCGTAGCGATCTCCATCCCCTGCTACTGGAAAATCTCCCTGAAGAACAAATCGCCCACGTTGGATTGCTTGACGATCTGACCCATGACGAAATACAGCAAAAATACGCCACGGCTGGCAATGAAAAGGTGGTGATGACCCGCCTGGAAGACGGCACTCACGTGGTGCTTTCGGCCGCGAAAGTGGAAGCGGCGCTGCAAAACAAGATCCTTGAACTTGAACAGCAGGGCTTTGAGACTATCCTGATGCTGTGTAGCGGGCAGTACAAAAACCTGTTTACTGACAGCGCCATTCTGCTTGAACCTTACCGTATCCTGCCGCCGCTGGTGGACGCGATCACCGGTGGGCATCAGGTCGGTATTGTGGTGGCGCGGGAAGAGTATATCGCGGAGCAGGCGTACAAATGGCAGAGCCTGGGACAGAAGCCCCACTTTGCAGTAGCCAGCCCGTGGGAAACCAGCGATGATGATCTGATTACCGCTGCGCTGCACTTACAGGAGCAGGGCGCGGATGTGGTGGTGCTGGATTGTCTGGGCTACCACCAGCGGCATCGGGATTTCCTGCAGAAACTGTTAGGCATTCCGGTATTGTTGTCCAATGTGTTAATAGCCAAACTGGCAGCAGAACTGCTTGTGTAAACGAGAACTTCTCGGCACTTTTACACTGTTATCTTTTTCTCTGATTTTAAGGATGTTTATATGCTCAACGTCAGTGAGTACTTCGACGGAAAAGTGAAATCAATTGGTTTCGACAGTGCCAGTACCGGGCGCGCCAGTGTGGGCGTGATGGCGGAAGGCGAATATACGTTTGGCACCGGCCAGGCGGAAGAGATGACGGTAGTCAGCGGATCGTTGAAGGTGTTGTTACCAGGTGAAGCCGAGTGGAAGCACTTTGAGCCAGGCCAGGTGTTTAACGTCCCGGGTCACAGCGAGTTTCATCTGCAGGTGGCAGAGCCTTCTTCCTATCTGTGCCGCTATCTGAAAGATTAAACCTGAAGGGCCGACGCCGTTCGGCGCCAAAAGAAGCTCAGCCGTCTCGCGCTGAGCTTCTTTAATGCATCCGCTTAACGCTGCGCTTCGCCACCCAAAGCTTCAATCGTATTGCTCACCAACGCCGCCAGCTCGCTGGTCATCAGAATAAAGTCGGCATCAAATCGCGCCTGAACATCATCCCGATCGATATCATCATTCTGTTCACGCAGGGTGTCTGAAAACTTCAGACGCTTCAGCGAGCCATCATCGGAGAGGATCAGCTGCACACGCTCCTGCCAGTCCAGTGCCAGTTTGGTCACCAGTTTGCCGGCTTCGATATGGTTAGCAATCTCATCGCACACCAGATCCTGCTTCTTACAGCGGATCACGCCGCCATCTTCCAGCAAGGCTTTCAGCTCGGCTTCGTCCATCAGTGCGAACCCGGCCGGCGTTTCACCTGAACGCACCCATTCGGTCATGGTCAGCTCAATCGGGCTTTCCAGCGTCAGTGGCACCACCGGCAGCGAACCGAGGCTCTTGCGCAGCAGCGCCAGCGTATCTTCAGCTTTTTTGGCACTGGCACAGTCAACCATGATCAGGTTGTTAACGGTATCAATCCACAGGAAGGTCTGGCTGAAACGGCTAAAGGCGCGTGGCAGCAGGCTATGCAGCACTTCATCTTTCAGCGAATCTTTTTCGGTCTTTTTCAGTTTGCGCTGCTGTTCGGCTTCAAGCTTGCCGATCTTGGCTTCCAGCGCCTGTTTGATCACTGTAGAAGGCAGGATTTTCTCTTCTTTGCGCGCGCAAATCAGGATCTGGCCATTATTGACGTGGGTAAATGCATCATGGCGCGGGCCCATTGGCGAAACCCAACCGGTTTTTGCCATATCCTGGCTGCCACAAGGAGCGAAAGAGAATGCCTCAAGCTGTTTTTCCATCTCGTCAACCGCCAGTGGGATCTCGCGATTCAGACGATATACCATTAAATTCTTAAACCACAGCATTATGCTTTCCCTCTCGGGCGCGCATCAGGCGCGCTAATTCAAAGTCAGCGCGCATGATAGCGAATCGGCGGCGGGGTTTCATTGCCTTTCCGCCTCCGGCCTTCTAAGGTAAGACGATGACCGTCAAATAATGAGGAATAACAAGTGCGTATCGGGATAGATTTAGGTGGAACTAAAGTTGAGGTGATAGCACTTGCTGAATCCGGCGAGACGCTGTTCCGTCACCGCGTGCCCACGCCGCGTGATGATTATCAGCAGACGCTGGACGCCATTGTCGGCCTCGTCAGGCTGGCCGAAGAGAAAACCGGTGAGCAGGGCACGGTCGGCATCGGCATTCCAGGGACGCTATCGCCTTACACGCGGCTGGTGAAGAATGCCAACTCGACCTGGCTCAACGGGCAGCCGCTGGATAAAG carries:
- a CDS encoding beta-galactosidase — translated: MKPAPSLSLQQQLIRRDWENPAVTQLNRLPAHPPFSSWRSVAAAREDRTSERRQSLNGVWNFSYFSQPELVPDSWLAQDLPEADPQPVPSNWQLAGYDAPIYTNVQYPIPVTPPFVPNENPTGCYSLTFSCDPDWLTSGQTRIQFDGVNSAFYLWCNGQFIGYSQDSRLPAEFDLSPVLTHGENRLAVMVLRWSDGSYLEDQDMWRMSGIFRDVSLLHKPAVQLSDIQIETHLSPEFHSAQLKILAVCSLEHAGQYQVEVQLWRHNALVGSVHQPFGSAIVDERGRYSDRTTLTLRVENPALWSAETPHLYRATVALRDLQGNLLEVEAYDVGFRKIEIHQGLLKLNGKPLLIRGTNRHEHHPEHGQVMDEATMIRDITLMKQHNFNAVRCSHYPNHPLWYRLCDRFGLYVVDEANIETHGMQPMNRLSDDPVWFNAFSERVTRMVQRDRNHACIIIWSLGNESGHGSTHDALWRWIKSNDPTRPVQYEGGGADTAATDIICPMYARVDQDQPFDAVPKWSLKKWIGLPEETRPLILCEYAHAMGNSFGGFAKYWQAFRAFPRLQGGFVWDWVDQSLTRYDAQGNAWQAYGGDFADTPNDRQFCMNGLVFADRTPHPSLFEAQRAQQFFQFSLLSTRPLILRIESEYLFRHSDNEILRWCIEHNGVEIAAGEQPLAIAAEGRVDIELPPFADLDDQLWLNVEVIQPEATAWSPANHRVAWDQWQLPSRLPMPSPLKSLFIPEMVETEQLIEIRQQNQRWQFSKHSGELVQWLIDGQPQLLTPLRDNFTRAPLDNDIGISEVTKVDPNAWVERWQRAGFNHLESELTDFQADALSRSVQLTATHAWLHQGERLFISRKSYLIDSAGELHIQVEVDVAAGLPAPARIGLSCQLSQPAENVSWLGLGPHENYPDRLLSAQFSRWTQPLDALTTPYVFPSENGLRCGTKSLSVGRMKVDGEFHFSVSRYSQQQLREVTHRHLLQEEEGCWLVLDGYHMGVGGDDSWSPSVSPEFLLSASRYRYALTLKAE
- the iraP gene encoding anti-adapter protein IraP; translated protein: MKNLIAELLVRLAEKEEESKELVAQVEALEIVVTALLRKLDSHQFQQISDSITTAMDTATRSETINPEDSSLLEGYIQRLLLHPRQ
- a CDS encoding PsiF family protein, with product MKLKYLMVAAMLSLMAGGYASAAEKTAQQQKMTVCNQQAGEKTLKGDERKTFMSNCLKKDSKMDSMTPQQMKMKTCNTQAGEKMLKGDERKTYMSSCLKKS
- a CDS encoding FAD-dependent oxidoreductase; translated protein: MSYQNAIVLQDLPERKPVRVPVGETGIILIREQQEVKAFQSKCPHSGAPLEQGAIYGDRLVCPWHKANFSLNDGSLCEPLALSDLKRYPVRVENGMVQVDPEPLPPLATFQADRQDPVFVILGTGAAGAAAAWTLRREGFTGKLILVDRESEAPYDRTVLTKFVPSGNMKIDEVPPLLKEDFSAYAEHKLADVERLESRNQTLHFADGTSLQYDKLLIASGGIPQRPDLEGKALQGVHVLRSLEQADKLLQAVDATKQLVIIGNSFIGMELASALRAQDVKVQVVAPEPLPFKNTFGEEIAGYFRKLHEDKGVEFIDGEVAELKEDNGHVSAIALKSGKIVPADIVLLATGVAPGTSFIHDIPLNDDASLTTSETLEVASQVWSAGDIATFPAASGPLRIEHYRVAQQQGRVAAKNMLEQNEAFDRVPFFWTAQFGTRYEYLGHAEEWDDYQLFGSLADKKFVALYGQKGQLAAVASCGLYTFTAELVLRMQEPMTMAETAALVKEALK
- the proC gene encoding pyrroline-5-carboxylate reductase → MDKKIGFIGCGNMSKAIIGGLVSSGQIAPENIWVFDRKPATNEAMQQQYGITPASSAEEVAKQADILFGAVKPNVILNVLKEIANSLNKDTVVVSIAAGITLDSLANVLGHDRKLVRVMPNTPALVNEGMTSVTPNVLVTKEEADEIVDIFKGFGKAALVPEYMIHAVVGVSGSSPAYVFMFIEAMADAAVLGGMPRAQAYQFAAQAVKGAAQMVLETGKHPAELKDMVCSPGGTTIEAVKVLEEKGFRAAVMEAMQQCMAKSERMSKA
- a CDS encoding YaiI/YqxD family protein; amino-acid sequence: MPIWVDADACPKVIKEVLYRAAEREQMKVTLVANQPLSVPPSRFITTLRVPAGFDVADNEIVRRAEAGDLVITADIPLAAEVMEKGAIALNPRGERYSDATIRERLTMRDFMDTMRASGVQTGGPATLNQRDRQQFANELDKWLLSQKKK
- a CDS encoding DUF2076 domain-containing protein — its product is MQSEEQQLIESLFGRLKQAETQSGQRDAEAEKLIQQQVQQQPGAPYYMAQSILIQEAALKQLNNRVSELEARLAQAQQQQPQQSSGGFLAGLFGGGSQRQQQPAQPQAQQQNPWNSAPPPQQQQQPAYAPAPAQAAAPSATRGFLGGALQTAVGVAGGVVMADMLTSMFHHSQPEEIVNIINEPAMPQENFDNNLDTFNGTGNDNQFASQDSGYQQDNSNDFADFGGDDFSGDDFGDDDSFV
- the aroL gene encoding shikimate kinase AroL, which codes for MSLPLYLIGARGCGKTTVGQALANALGYAFSDTDRYLQQTTQRTVADIVSAEGWEGFRQRETLSLKAVTAPATVIATGGGMVLAAENGKFMREQGRVIYLKADANVLAARLEAYPEQDQRPTLTGRPIADEMVEVLAARDALYQQTAHYVINAMQCPDKVVEDIITMLSLARAS
- a CDS encoding YaiA family protein, whose product is MAGKPPYPREAKIVPVKKGTTEKTVTWYELRADHPKPDTLISEHETEQEAQDAKIRYEDKDKE
- a CDS encoding AroM family protein encodes the protein MKHSLATLTLGQAARSDLHPLLLENLPEEQIAHVGLLDDLTHDEIQQKYATAGNEKVVMTRLEDGTHVVLSAAKVEAALQNKILELEQQGFETILMLCSGQYKNLFTDSAILLEPYRILPPLVDAITGGHQVGIVVAREEYIAEQAYKWQSLGQKPHFAVASPWETSDDDLITAALHLQEQGADVVVLDCLGYHQRHRDFLQKLLGIPVLLSNVLIAKLAAELLV
- the ppnP gene encoding pyrimidine/purine nucleoside phosphorylase — translated: MLNVSEYFDGKVKSIGFDSASTGRASVGVMAEGEYTFGTGQAEEMTVVSGSLKVLLPGEAEWKHFEPGQVFNVPGHSEFHLQVAEPSSYLCRYLKD
- the rdgC gene encoding recombination-associated protein RdgC, giving the protein MLWFKNLMVYRLNREIPLAVDEMEKQLEAFSFAPCGSQDMAKTGWVSPMGPRHDAFTHVNNGQILICARKEEKILPSTVIKQALEAKIGKLEAEQQRKLKKTEKDSLKDEVLHSLLPRAFSRFSQTFLWIDTVNNLIMVDCASAKKAEDTLALLRKSLGSLPVVPLTLESPIELTMTEWVRSGETPAGFALMDEAELKALLEDGGVIRCKKQDLVCDEIANHIEAGKLVTKLALDWQERVQLILSDDGSLKRLKFSDTLREQNDDIDRDDVQARFDADFILMTSELAALVSNTIEALGGEAQR